The Kitasatospora sp. NBC_01287 genome contains a region encoding:
- a CDS encoding SLOG family protein → MTARVLVTGSRSWPDAAAVEAALLEAWHDALQAGHDGIVVVHGGCPTGADRLAWEWAAARDVMVEVHVAGWAQHGRAAGPLRNQAMVAAGAVVCLAFPLGRSVGTRDCMRRAAAAGIPVRDLGARR, encoded by the coding sequence GTGACGGCCCGGGTGTTGGTGACGGGTAGCCGGTCCTGGCCTGACGCCGCAGCGGTGGAGGCGGCGCTGCTGGAAGCCTGGCACGACGCTCTGCAGGCCGGGCACGACGGGATTGTCGTGGTGCACGGCGGCTGTCCGACGGGCGCGGATCGTTTGGCGTGGGAGTGGGCTGCTGCGCGCGACGTGATGGTCGAGGTGCACGTGGCGGGCTGGGCGCAGCACGGTCGGGCGGCGGGTCCGTTGCGGAACCAGGCGATGGTTGCTGCTGGTGCGGTGGTGTGTCTCGCGTTCCCGTTGGGCCGGTCGGTCGGCACGCGGGATTGCATGCGGCGTGCGGCTGCGGCTGGGATTCCGGTGCGGGATCTGGGGGCTCGGCGGTGA
- a CDS encoding exonuclease domain-containing protein: MSWQLGPRAAFDLETTGVDVEQDRIVTAAVIYIDGTTVKPRTWLLNPGIEIPIDATKIHGISTAQAEAEGMDAAKGVEEIATAVAELVTAGVPLVGHNVSYDLTLLDRECRRHGLGGLEDICGQPIRPVIDTRVLDQQVLTRRKRVSAEQGARVLKTVAQVFGLSWDDEAAHGCEFDAMVSARVAWWIGEIAHRGPSGYPAWVLSNRYARFGTVAGLSLDELHDRQVVWAREQAASLQEWFRTAPAERGGDPNAVVDGSWPLRPFRQAVAASGAALPPP; encoded by the coding sequence ATGAGTTGGCAGCTGGGTCCGCGAGCAGCCTTCGACCTAGAAACAACCGGCGTGGACGTCGAGCAGGACCGGATCGTCACCGCTGCTGTGATCTACATCGACGGCACCACGGTCAAGCCGCGCACGTGGCTGCTCAACCCTGGTATCGAGATTCCGATCGACGCCACGAAGATTCATGGCATCAGCACGGCCCAGGCCGAGGCCGAGGGCATGGATGCCGCCAAGGGGGTCGAGGAGATCGCCACTGCGGTCGCCGAACTCGTTACGGCCGGGGTACCGCTCGTCGGGCACAACGTGTCATACGACCTGACGCTCCTCGACCGGGAGTGCCGGCGCCACGGGCTGGGCGGTCTGGAGGACATCTGCGGCCAGCCAATCCGGCCGGTCATCGACACCCGGGTTCTCGACCAGCAGGTTCTGACGCGACGTAAGCGTGTCTCGGCTGAGCAGGGCGCCCGGGTCCTGAAGACGGTGGCTCAGGTCTTCGGGTTGTCGTGGGACGACGAGGCCGCACATGGCTGCGAGTTCGACGCGATGGTGTCGGCCCGAGTCGCGTGGTGGATCGGTGAGATCGCGCACCGTGGCCCGTCCGGATATCCGGCGTGGGTGCTGTCTAACCGGTACGCCCGGTTCGGCACCGTCGCAGGCCTGTCTCTGGATGAATTGCACGACCGGCAGGTGGTGTGGGCCAGGGAGCAGGCGGCATCGCTTCAGGAGTGGTTCCGTACGGCTCCAGCTGAGCGGGGCGGGGATCCGAACGCTGTGGTGGACGGCAGTTGGCCTCTGCGTCCTTTCCGTCAGGCGGTGGCGGCCAGCGGGGCCGCCCTTCCGCCGCCGTAA
- a CDS encoding WhiB family transcriptional regulator has translation MSRARFLFDTSVPNWHYDADCRDHDPELWFADGTGKATAYKDLLYAKSICDACPVRQLCLDDVMRQEGGIAAEGRHGIRAGLTPDERYQQHRRNNRKKAAA, from the coding sequence GTGAGCAGGGCCCGGTTCCTCTTCGACACCAGCGTCCCGAACTGGCACTACGACGCCGACTGCCGCGACCACGACCCGGAACTGTGGTTCGCCGATGGCACCGGCAAGGCCACCGCCTACAAGGACCTGCTCTACGCCAAGAGCATCTGCGATGCCTGCCCTGTCAGGCAGCTCTGCCTGGACGACGTGATGCGCCAAGAGGGCGGCATCGCGGCCGAAGGCCGCCACGGCATCCGCGCCGGCCTCACGCCCGACGAGCGGTACCAGCAGCACCGCCGCAACAACCGCAAGAAAGCCGCGGCGTGA
- a CDS encoding endonuclease domain-containing protein: protein MPAIHHRNCQHSAYRLTCEDFEAIWEHAGGKCEICRAAPTEERHGGLVIDHAGEYSYFAVRGLLCRKCNRLMGEVDSGRVKDERAYAYWENAWFVRVLRQRHAANIADRRARRWSTPVEGEDNPQD, encoded by the coding sequence ATGCCCGCCATCCACCACAGGAACTGCCAGCACAGCGCCTACCGTCTGACCTGCGAAGACTTCGAGGCTATCTGGGAACACGCGGGCGGAAAGTGCGAGATCTGCCGAGCAGCGCCAACAGAAGAGCGCCACGGGGGGTTGGTCATCGACCATGCCGGTGAGTACAGCTACTTCGCCGTCCGAGGGCTGCTCTGTCGAAAGTGCAACCGCCTTATGGGCGAGGTGGACAGCGGGCGCGTGAAGGACGAGCGGGCATACGCCTACTGGGAGAATGCGTGGTTCGTTCGCGTGCTGCGCCAGCGACATGCCGCCAACATTGCTGATCGCCGCGCACGTCGCTGGTCCACGCCCGTCGAAGGTGAAGACAACCCCCAGGACTGA
- a CDS encoding AP2 domain-containing protein has translation MTAIAVPAKAGDVYVDILLDEEDVARLAGRKLSIGSHGYAQMWDGQVMLLHRWLMNVPAGTGYRVIVDHINHDILDCRRENLRIVTPTESNLNRRVAARDLPLGVYRDRGGKRYVAKIKRHRKSRNLGTFDTPDQAAEAVEAARRELDRGAFAAPPPAAA, from the coding sequence ATGACCGCCATAGCCGTCCCCGCCAAGGCCGGAGACGTCTACGTCGACATCCTCTTGGATGAGGAGGACGTCGCCCGGCTCGCTGGCCGCAAGCTCTCCATCGGCTCCCACGGCTACGCCCAGATGTGGGACGGCCAGGTCATGCTCCTCCACCGCTGGCTCATGAACGTCCCAGCTGGCACCGGCTATCGCGTGATCGTCGACCACATCAACCACGACATCCTCGACTGCCGCCGCGAGAACCTGCGGATCGTCACGCCCACCGAGTCCAATCTCAACCGGCGTGTTGCGGCCCGGGATCTACCTCTCGGCGTCTACCGCGACCGGGGCGGCAAGCGCTACGTCGCCAAGATCAAGCGCCACCGCAAGTCCCGGAACCTCGGCACCTTCGACACCCCGGACCAGGCTGCGGAAGCCGTCGAGGCCGCCCGCAGGGAACTTGACCGGGGCGCGTTCGCTGCTCCCCCGCCAGCCGCGGCCTGA
- a CDS encoding helix-turn-helix transcriptional regulator has product MSKTFHDNFKRITAGQNIAEITKATGLDQGSVSRYLNGSRVPRLPRLRRIARAYNVSVDELDEPLEGAA; this is encoded by the coding sequence ATGAGCAAGACCTTCCACGACAACTTCAAGCGCATCACCGCAGGCCAGAACATCGCGGAGATCACCAAAGCGACGGGCCTCGACCAGGGGTCGGTCTCCCGCTACCTGAACGGGAGCCGAGTTCCGCGCCTGCCTCGGCTGCGTCGGATTGCCCGCGCCTACAACGTCAGCGTCGACGAGCTCGACGAACCGCTCGAGGGTGCGGCATGA
- a CDS encoding single-stranded DNA-binding protein, giving the protein MSAPITLTGRLGQDPELRFSPSGTAIVKLSIVTSRRTKDDQGNWSDTDVTWWDCTGFRQLAENVASSLAKGMTVIAAGRVVQDNWQDKDGQKRSKLAIKLDAIGPDLNRATARVEKANSQQQGGGQQRQAPQQDPWNQGGQPQGQQGGWGGGGSQGGSGWGASQNNDQAPF; this is encoded by the coding sequence ATGAGCGCCCCCATCACCCTCACCGGCCGCCTCGGACAGGATCCCGAGCTGCGTTTCAGTCCCAGCGGCACAGCGATTGTGAAGCTCAGCATCGTCACCTCCCGGCGCACCAAGGACGACCAGGGCAACTGGTCGGACACCGACGTCACCTGGTGGGACTGCACCGGGTTCCGGCAGCTCGCCGAAAACGTCGCCTCCTCACTCGCCAAAGGCATGACGGTGATCGCCGCCGGCCGGGTCGTCCAGGACAACTGGCAGGACAAGGACGGCCAGAAGCGTTCCAAGCTCGCCATCAAGCTCGACGCCATCGGCCCCGACCTCAACCGGGCCACCGCCCGCGTCGAGAAGGCCAACTCCCAGCAGCAGGGCGGAGGGCAGCAGCGCCAGGCTCCGCAGCAGGACCCGTGGAACCAGGGCGGGCAGCCGCAGGGCCAGCAGGGCGGCTGGGGCGGCGGCGGATCGCAGGGCGGCAGCGGCTGGGGTGCGTCGCAGAACAACGATCAGGCGCCGTTCTGA
- a CDS encoding helix-turn-helix domain-containing protein: MDGPTVNTSLKQFADYIRQAALDAGYEVDRINSGAIKRLAAAAGMSQSTVSRLILGERMPRAEYFTGLARALGKDPLELFRESGILPAEERSQTLPEPVASPPITPDDVADAWRLDPFGREMVHALFQRLAEPSADTSDTIESAAQDG; this comes from the coding sequence ATGGACGGTCCCACCGTGAACACGTCACTCAAGCAATTCGCCGACTACATCCGCCAAGCGGCCCTGGACGCCGGCTACGAGGTCGACCGCATCAACAGCGGCGCCATCAAGCGCCTCGCCGCCGCCGCAGGCATGTCCCAGTCCACAGTCAGCCGACTCATCCTCGGCGAGCGCATGCCACGAGCCGAGTACTTCACCGGCCTCGCACGCGCCCTCGGGAAGGACCCCCTTGAGCTGTTCCGCGAATCCGGAATCCTCCCAGCCGAAGAGCGGTCACAAACGCTCCCGGAGCCAGTAGCATCGCCTCCTATCACTCCTGATGATGTGGCAGATGCCTGGAGGCTCGACCCCTTCGGCCGCGAGATGGTGCACGCCCTCTTCCAGCGCCTCGCTGAGCCAAGCGCCGACACCTCCGACACCATCGAGAGCGCGGCACAGGACGGCTGA